In the genome of Impatiens glandulifera chromosome 6, dImpGla2.1, whole genome shotgun sequence, the window TGCATTATCATTCCATCATCATACAAATAACTCAACATGGAGCAGTCTTTAATCTTCAGTTGTCGAAGAGATTGAAAAGTTGATGGTATCTCATCAAACATTGCCTTTGGAAATAAAACACTTCTCTTATCCAATTCAAAAAGTTTGAGACGAGTGAGACCACCAAGATTTGAGAGACTATATAACAGTTCATCAGAACATTTACCACCAACACTTAGATCTTTAAGTGATTCGAGATGCGGTGACAAGCTTCCTAGCTTTGGGCAGTTAAAAATATTCATCTTGCATAGACTAGGAAATGTTAGAGGCCTAGGAACAAGATAAGACACCAATTCCCTTAAACTCATCATGTGAGAAATATCCAATTTCTGTAACAAAGGGAATAACAAATACCattccatcatcatcatcactattaCCAGTATTCATGGTGAATacgtgtttgagatttttcaagCAATAAAGCTCAATGTGTATTATAGAACTAGATGTTTCTTCCACCCATGTGGGGAGACTCACACCTTTGTAACACCACATTTTCAATATCTCAAGCCTTGTAGTTGGCACCTGGAGAGCTTCAACTACTTCCTTATcgatattcttcttcttcttgtcatcGTATTTCCAATGTAACTCCAACATATTAATACTTGACTCTTTATCAGCAAAACTTATCCTCCCTCTTGCAAGAGAAACTTCGCTAACTCTTTCAAGGTTCCTAATTTCCAAAGATCCTCCGATGTCCAATTCTTTTAATTCATCTAGTTGGCAATGATCTATTTCCTCGCTCATCACAAACAAGCTTAACGTCTTGAGATGCTTCAATTGCCCCATCCCTCCAGGCATATATTTTAATCTACTGCAGCCCTCCAAATAAAGATGTCGCAAGTTAATAAGGTCTTTCATATCTTTGGGCAAACATTCGAGATTAAAACAATTGTTGAGCTTGAGAGTCTGTAAGTTCAATAGATCACAAATGTTATCAGGTAACGCAGATACTTACTATATGAAAGATTTAAGTATCTAAGATGTTTTAGATATCCCACGTAatgcaaatttagattttcCACATCACAATTTACATCAAAGAACCGTAAGGCCGGAAGTTTCTTCAAACCGTTCAAAATCTCCTTGGAGACATTCGAAAATCCAGAATTTGTGGGAAGAAGTATTTATTGATTGCATGCATCCTATTTTTGTGAGAGAGCCACATGATGCTTTGTCAAATTCATCAACCATGACTGTCAAGTGACGGATTTCTCAACTTGATCTTAGCATCCATAACAAAGCTCTCATTATTCATAACTAGGGATGTAAACGATATCTCCCACCAGCCGAGTTCGAGCTTGAGCAGTCTGAATATATGCCAACTATTCGACCCAACTAGTTATTAAGGTTCTAATTAACTGGTTAAAATTATGAACATTTGTTCATTATAAAAACCAACATATAAACTATAATACATCGATCTAATACTTAATAACAGTAATAATCTAATTCTTCTAAATTATCTTAGAATGTCATGTCTACATTACAAGAAGAAGATAGTTAGTTGAATGAACTCCTTTATGTATATCTAAAAAGTATTAGATTAGGATTATGatagtaattaaattaatattgatttCACTGTAATAAGGAACACAACTCTTAGCAATAAACATATTTCTTTACAAATATGTTCACAATCTTCTATGCAACCTAATGAAATTGGTCGTGTTCATCGCTATCGCGAAAGAGCACCCGTAAGCTCCTGCAAAACACAACGACGCAACAACTAACAAAACCGCCTTCCATTGTCTTCCAGAGACAAGAATAGCAAAACCCGCCAAAACAACAGCTGCCAATCTGAGAGCGTTATTCCAAACCCGAAAGGATTTCACAACGCTGGAACATCCCTTGCAATGGATCACGTgtcgaaaatatcgatttgcaAGATTTGGAGCGTGCATTGTTCCAATTCCTCCCTTGGCGGGCATAGTAGCCGAGATATTAGCAAGTAAACCCGCGGGGGCGTGTTCGACTACCGCTGGATTTTCGGGTAGGTTAATGGTTGTATGGCCGAAATGGTATGGCATTCCGTGGCCTACTTTGTCCATCCATTTTCGATATTCCAATACCCATGTATCCGAGGATTTCAAGTTAAGGTAAAGTTGTTTCGTGGGCAATTTTTCTCTCAATAGAATTTCATTTTGAGAAGACAAAAAACCCATATCTTGCTCGAACAGTTTCGATCCATTTTGGTGGAAATACCATTTCGGTAGGAATTTAAATAACCGAGAGGTTCTCGTCGAACCAAACCGAACAATGAGCATTGATTTACCTTGCCCCGTCGGCCTACAAAGAAACAAAGCGGACGAGTTTATTTTCACCCCCTTCTTATCCACGATCTCCATGTTGTTTTGTAAAACACATGGAGCCTCAAACCGGACGAAGCTTGGCATAGAACCATCTCTTCCTCGGCCCCACTTGCCCGCGAAACCTCTATCTGTTCGCTCGGTGACATTGAATATCAACGGTTGAGCATCTTCTCTTTTCGCAGTCCAATCAGTTCTGTCGTGGGAAATGGGTACATGAGCTGGATCCATTAGATTCTCGAGGAGTATGGAATGATCATATGGGAGTTCGTGTGTGGCCGAGACTTCTTGAATACCCTCCTTTGCGAAATTTTCAAACCATGGGAGTTTATCGGTATTTGGAGGTGTCTTACGTGACATCCATACCCATACGACTCCTTGAGAATCTCGAACTTCGTAGGTTTGAACACAAGCCGATTGAGGGATCTTTGCATTGGCAGGCAGCTGTTTGAAAGAAACAAATTGTTAATGTATTGCTCTAAGATCAAACAAACTTTTGATGTTCTTTATCTTTCGATTTTGAACATCTATCTGATTTATCTGATTTGGTGATGTAACTTTTTAGCCTATATGGATGGA includes:
- the LOC124942092 gene encoding protein TIC 55, chloroplastic-like, giving the protein MALLPPLSYPPSPPTIRLLSSPNPLHILTTTVSKPNPLPSLHQSTPPKNRFVICRAVAEIGGLDSVLHDSSIDEDVTEEKKNVVVPYDWTEEWYPLYLTQNIPDDAPLGLTVYNVNIVLYRDGNGELRCYEDRCPHRLAKLSEGQIVDGRIECLYHGWQFEGEGKCVKIPQLPANAKIPQSACVQTYEVRDSQGVVWVWMSRKTPPNTDKLPWFENFAKEGIQEVSATHELPYDHSILLENLMDPAHVPISHDRTDWTAKREDAQPLIFNVTERTDRGFAGKWGRGRDGSMPSFVRFEAPCVLQNNMEIVDKKGVKINSSALFLCRPTGQGKSMLIVRFGSTRTSRLFKFLPKWYFHQNGSKLFEQDMGFLSSQNEILLREKLPTKQLYLNLKSSDTWVLEYRKWMDKVGHGMPYHFGHTTINLPENPAVVEHAPAGLLANISATMPAKGGIGTMHAPNLANRYFRHVIHCKGCSSVVKSFRVWNNALRLAAVVLAGFAILVSGRQWKAVLLVVASLCFAGAYGCSFAIAMNTTNFIRLHRRL